One Eurosta solidaginis isolate ZX-2024a chromosome 5, ASM4086904v1, whole genome shotgun sequence DNA segment encodes these proteins:
- the LOC137254400 gene encoding uncharacterized protein translates to MNSITRETLRFKNSEIFEFWLRNNRNVSNYIKGKISYEIHSELSKLICTKARNLYQLIKLKWNKQTRNENAFRKYNEKWLSRETIFVIPKKINTIGRPKLTYDDSCERNKRRLASELASQQGNNAQLLVHDASISAKKSHATDLKFVLQQVAISPNRPSKIREVLNTSHKEVTPVSPDEALMFVLENGLTKKMYSNMRQLNIKHNCSIYPTYDKVYKSKLKCRPDEIKANESSVKVSLQNLLDHTAKRILEYQDEVLCTMDINP, encoded by the exons atgAATTCTATTACTCGAG AAACACTCAGGTTCAAAAATTCTGAAATATTTGAGTTTTGGTTGAGAAACAACAGGAATGTTTCGAATTACATAAAAGGAAAGATCTCATACGAAATTCACAGTGAATTAAGTAAATTGATATGTACTAAAGCTCGTAACTTATATCAACTTATCAAACTTAAATGGAATAAACAAACCAGAAATGAGAATGCATTTAGAAAATATAATGAGAAATGGTTGAGTCGAGAAACGATTTTTGTAATACCGAAAAAGATTAATACTATTGGGCGACCAAAACTGACGTATGATGATAGCTGCGAAAGAAATAAAAGGAGATTAGCTTCCGAATTAGCTTCCCAGCAAGGAAACAATGCGCAATTATTAGTACATGATGCCTCTATATCTGCCAAAAAATCCCACGCAACGGATTTGAAATTTGTCCTACAACAAGTTGCTATATCTCCAAATCGGCCATCCAAAATTCGAGAAGTTCTTAATACTAGCCATAAAGAAGTTACGCCAGTATCACCTGATGAAGCTCTAATGTTTGTGTTAGAAAACGGATTAACTAAAAAGATGTACTCAAATATGCGGCAATTAAACATAAAACACAATTGTAGTATTTATCCGACTTATGATAAAGTTTATAAAAGCAAATTGAAATGTAGACCGGATGAAATCAAAGCGAATGAAAGCTCTGTCAAAGTGTCGTTGCAAAATTTGTTAGACCACACAGCTAAAAGAATTCTTGAATATCAAGATGAAGTATTGTGTACAATGGAT aTTAATCCATAA